The DNA segment GCTTTGATGCCTGCACCTTCATTAGAAATGTTAACACAGCTTGAGGTCAGCAGACTTCCCAGCCAAGTTGTAAATCTCAAAGTGACGCTCTCAGGAAACAAGGCCTTTTTGTTACCTGCCTCATCAGTAATACACTTCTCCGACAATCTGATATCGAAACCTGTGCTTATCCATGTTGTCCAAGTGGCAATATCCTAGGAGGGATATATTTGGGagctgtgtttgtacagcacagCGAAACCGTGCGTTACTTGCAACCCTTGTGGACCAAGATAACTCCAATACAGCGAGGCTTAAGAACTAGTACTAATCTGCATTTCCTATGGGAAGGGGCTGATGCCACACACCCCTCCGCCTTCAGCTGAAGCCAGCCCAGCAGACTCAGGTCTGGCAGCTCAAGGCAGAAATAACTGAGATCCTACAAGTCCTACGAGAAAAAGGGAACAaggcagaagacagaaaacacaagGCTCATACCTTGCTAGACACCAGACGAAATACATACCAGAAAGCTCTTCTGAAACACCCCAGAGTAGGGCAGAGTTTCAGTCAATCAGCCACAAGACACAAAGCATAAAAAACTTCACTTAGTTCCAGCTCCAATAAAGTTTTGTTTGACGTGGGTGAAAGGTTTTCTAAAAGAAGTCAGCCAGACCGTTACCGCGCTAACAACGCCCATTAATATCAAATTACTACAGCTCAGCCCGGCCCTGTCCTCGCCGTAAAGACGCTCTCCTGTTCATGTTTCCCTCACCCTCTGTCTTCCTTCAGTCCTGCAGCAGAGTTTGTATCTtctctgctggaggaaaaaaaaaaaaaagaccgttTCCAAACCATTACAGCAGTGTCCAAAGTTCTGTGCCAGCAGCCCCATTTTCAACCCCAGAAAGTATTAATACTTAACACCTTTCAGCAAGGCAGTAAAGAGTTGTACACAATCCGGGGCAAATATTATTCTTTCACATTACTGATAAATGTTTCAAAAGGACAAGGCAAGAAAACCGAAGACTGGAAATGGTGCGATGAGTGGGGAACACCCAGAGGTGCTGGGGATgtggacgaggggcaacgggcgcAAGCTGgagcataggaagttccatttaaatatgaagagaaacttctttacggtgagggtgccagagccctggaacaggctgcccagggaggtcgtggagccccctcctctggagattttcaagacccgcctggatgccgtcctgagtgatgtgctatacgaaatcctgctttagcaggggagttggactagatgatctctagcggtcccttccaactctgagaattctgtgattccgtgacagGGTAAAGCTGTAGCTGCTACAGAGGTGTAGTGGAAACAGTTACAGCAGAAGAGTCAAAAACCATATTTTCTGACATGGGGAGGTGCTCAGAAGATGCACAATCTAGCAAGACGAAAGGCAACTAAATTCAAGCCTAGAAACACTAACACTGCCAAGGATATAGCTGAAAAGGTGTCAGAAATAAGAAGAGCACAGGCCACAGCACCtttctgctggggcagggggagggttTAAAGTCACCACCCTCTCTAGGAACAGCCTGCAAATgcttcccacctctccctccccttgcAAAACTGCACTGGACCAACAGAGAAAGAATGGCCCGAGCACCATGAGGTTACTGGAGAAGGAGTCAGCCTGGGCAACCACTGCCCGAAGACCTACAGTgcccaagaaaacaaagacaagagTTATTGCCCCAAGCTGATGCAAGGATCAGGGAACGGGAGCATTGATTCTCTACGCTCAGCGTTCTGAGCCGAGATTGGAAGCCTTGGGAGTACTCCCAGCACCACGGAGCACAAAACCCCCTGGAATTGACTCCTCAGCCGTCCCTCAGCTCCATTCGGGTCCCACCAGTTAAACCCTGCTCTGGTCTTGGCTGAGAGGGTGAGGAAAGGAACCCCCTCCATCGCTTCGCCccagccaggctggagctgggtaCAGAGACCTCCCTTTCAGAGGGTCAGCGCTTGAGCGCTTCGGGATCCATCCTTCCTCGTTGTCTTGGAAAGCGAGTGGTTCTGCAGGGGTTTCCCTCAGTTAAACAAAACTAACCGAGggccctccctgcctcctccggATAGTGAAACATGAAACAAACACCTGTAAACACTCACAACAGATGGTCCCTCTATAAAATACAACAGCCTAGAGAGCGAAAGAGCAGTCTGTGTCGTGCCCACATCTCGGCTCAACCCTTATTCCAAATTTCAGTTGAAAAACCGGCTCAGAGCTCTGGTGCCCAGCGGGAGAGCTTCTGCCAGCAACAGGTGCAgccaaatcacagaatgatacagggttggaagggacctctggagatcatctagtccaaccccccttccaaaacaggtccacctagagcaggtcgcacaggaacgtgtccaggcagggtttgaatgtctccagagatggagactccaccacctccctgtgcagcctgttccagggctctgccaccctcaaagaagttcctcctcatgtttggatggaacttcttacgttcaagtttgtgcccatttcctcttgtcctgtcactgggcaccactgaaaaaagactggccccatcctcctgacacccaccctttaagtatttataggcattgatcagatcccccctcagtcttctcttctccagactaaaaagacccaagtccctcagcctttcctcgtaaaagAGAtgttccagacccctcatcatctttgtagctctctgcagtaccctctccagcagttccctgtccttctggaactggggagcccagaactggacacagtgctccagatgggagcctcaccagggcagagcagagggggaggacaaCCCCAACGTCCCCAAACAGATCCAAGCAAAAGTGCAGATCAGGGAAGCTGGCACACGGCAGCCACTGGGCCACAGAGGATTTCGGCAGCCACCACATTGCCCTCGTGGAGATGGGCGAGAGGCGTTGAGCACCTTCCCCCAAGGCCAGAGGTGGAACCCACACCAGTGGCCGAGTTAAAACTTGGCAACTTCTTGTGCCCCGACCCCAACTCGGTGGCCGTGTTAACGGTCCCGGGGCATGGTTGTCACCTCCCTGGCACCACCTTCCCTGGGCTCACGCCGGGGACCGCGACTCTTCCACCACGAACACGTCACCAAGCCAAGACTCTTCCGGCAACTTCTCCCGTTGCTCGCCTCTCAAACCGCACCCCATGGAGGGGGGACCTCGGTGGGGGCCTCCCGGGGTGGGGGTGGCCGGGGCCTGCgagcccaggctggcagcagcgCGGGGGACCCCCCGcgctgctgccagcctgggctcGCAGGCCCcggccacccccccgccccgggaacaCCCCCCTCGGGCCTTGCCCCTCGGTACCGGCCTCACCCCACAGACCGCGGCCCAGGCCGGGCAAGAAACTTCAGGTGAGCCCCCGGAGGCGGGCAGGCCCGACCGGGCCCCGCGCCCCTCACGGAGTGACCCCAGGTCCTCCCGACCCCCGTCCCCTCCGCGCCGTCCCCTCCGGGAATGGGGGAGCCCCGTCGGCGCCACGGCCCCCGTCACCTTCTTGGGCTCCGAGCTGCCCGCCAGCCGCGACTGCAGCTTGCCCACAACTTCCAGCACCGACTCCGCCATTTTTACTGCTGGAGAAGCCGCGGCGGCGGAAGAGGCTTCACCCTTCGCCGGCCACACGGCGCTTCGCCGCCGTCGCCGCCATCTTGGCTGAGGGCAGGAAACGGAAGAAGCGCTGACGTTGCCCCGAGCGGTGACGGCCATGGTGGGTGAGGGCAGGCTTCGGCGGGCGCCATCTTGGGGCCGGGCAGCGCCGGCGGGCAGCGCCATCTTGAGTGCTGGCAGGGCACTGCTGAGGGGAGCGCTGCCGCCATTGCCGCCCCTCACTGGGGCAGTAGTGCCACCTCCGGCCCTACCGCCGTCAGCACAGCCTTTCCTGAGACAAATGTCTCTTCATACCTGGTCCCGTTGCTTCCCAATGGCCAACGGCTCCACCACGGCTGTTGCAAGTGAGTGGAAAGTAGGTTTTTAGATTTGTGGCCAAAGGCAAATTGAGCTGGGCCACAGCTGCCCATGCGGGGGGCTCAGAGCTGCTATCCCCTTTGAGCGCAGGGAAGGCGTCAGCAGGGCGATGAACCCCCAGCTCATCCCCAGATGCCCTTGTGAGCCCCTCGGGAGTGGAGCCAGGCCTTTGGCTGCCTCCTTGTTGCCTCTATCTTGGCAGTGGCCGTGCTCGGCCTTTGGTTTACTGCCTTCTCCTGTCGCTGGCTGTGATGATGCCCTTGGCCAGAGCAGCGCTACCTGAATCCAGCCCTTTCCATGTCTCTGGGGACTCAGCTGAGGGCGGCTGTCCTCGCATCACCCCCAAAGCCTGCTGTATATGTAGAAGTGATAAGAGCAGTCagctgggtgggagggaagaggagggaggaggatgtTGTGTGGGGAAAGTTGAGGGTCTCTGTCTTTCAACCTGCAGAGCCCTGTGCTGGTCAGAGCTTCCCCTTGGACTGTCCGGTCTTAACAGCAAGGTAAGGAGCAGACCCAGCCGGTAGATGAGtcacggagaaccagggctcgcCGAACAGGATTTGCAGACCTTGAGTGGGGCATGGGAACCGCTGAGTAATGGAAATAATGGTGTGGGGAAAGACTGTCATTTTCTAAAATGGAGCTGGAGAAATTATTGGCAGCAAAATAGTGCCCAGAGATTCGGTGTCCAGGTAGTTTTCCAGGCCATTCTGGTGTTTGCTGTGACTCAGACCCTGCTTGAACTCAGGGCTGGGGGCACCGACAGTGGAAGGAGAGGGACTCTGTCTGTTTGgttagatattaaaataaaataaacccaccTTATCTTCCTGAAGACACAGTATCACCCAGCATAGGTCCTGCTTTGCTGTCAGCTCCGTAATATGGTGCAGGGCTGAGATTAGCAGCGCTGAAAGGATGTGAGGACAActactgtcttttaaaagaagtttaaaCAGCTAGAATAAAGCCCTATCTTCCCTCCTTTCTGTCTGGGCCCTTTGAAATCTCTTCAAACCATTCCAGCTCCCTAGATTAATCCAGCAGCCAGGATTAATCTGTGGGAAAAATATCCCTTTCAAGTCTCTACAGTGGTATTTCAATCACAAGCAGCAACGATGTCCCATTTTAAATTAGCTGCAGGTAGCAAAGGTCGCCCTGCCTTCCTGCAGCCAGACACTGGAATAACATGAACACATGCTTCAAACTGGAGTCTGTCAAAGGTGCCCAAAGGGGACAGGCAGGATCTCACGGACATCATACTTGTATGAAGTGGAAGGCAGTTAGAAGACCTCTGTTTTACCCCCCCTTGACCCCTGAGTGTGGTGGACAGGAGATGGAGAAAGCCAGGTTCCTTGCAGGGGTTTCCAGAAGGAGATAGGAAGACTTTCAGAGATCAGCTTGCCCGACTGGGCTCCACACCAAGCCCACAGGAGCTGCTGAGCACTGGTGTCACCTCTCTAAAATGGGGTCTGGagcccctgaaaggagggtgagCAGTTTTATGGACAGAAACAGTGGCTTGCTGTAGACACTGCTTGTTTCTGTAACAAAAAAAGGCCAAAATCAAGGCAGTCTGGGGAGCAGAAGGTATCGGGCAAATCCTCAGCGCAGCCTGGTGGGAGCTGACACCCAGGTTCACTTACTTCACAAAGCCaaaccctcctgccccagcaggttGCAGACCTTGACCTGGCACCCATCCTGCTGGGACCGGTCTCAGCATGGGGGCAGCAGGATGGCCACCTCCCTCCAGGACAATCCCTGCTCCTTTTTGGGTTTAGTTCAGCAGCTAGGAGGTTCTTGCAGTGTCGTATCTCAGAGAGATACAGGTCTCATCCTTTGAGGGATCTAGAGAGAAGGCTTGGAAAAACATTTCGATTTCCTGGGTAATTCTAATATTTAACCTATATTATCACTTTAAATCCAGCTGAAAAGCTGAAACTGCAAATTTTTCCTGGGGAATGGATAGGTCTGAACAAAATGCATGTTTGGAAACATCATAGTGTTGTTGCTCTGAAAGGGTAAATCCCAGTTCCTTTTCCCAAGCCTGAGCTGGGTATCGGAAACAGTTTCCTATCCAAACACACAGAGAGAGTGGCATTTGCGTCCCGGTTTCAGAAGGACTGACGCCTGCTCCAGGATATGACACTGTGATAGATGAGCCTTCGGTGGTGTAAATTGGGGTAGCCGCGTGAAACGCTGCGATACCAGGGATGGCTCAAGTGCCTGGGACTTTTATCCTGAATCCTCTTGGCTTCTGTGCAAAGCCAGGAGAGAGCAGGGTCTGCGGGTGTCTGTGTAATCCCTGCTTCCTCTGCTCACCCCAGCCAGGCTGCTCTTCCCCTCAGACTCAGCCCTGAATCCTCTTGCCTGGCAGGGACTTTTACTAAACTTTTCCCTTCTCCATATTTTTGCTGAAGTCTCATAATGTCCCACTTCTTCTTTGCCTGGTGCTAAATATGAGCTGATTACTCAGGTCCAAGAAACCTGATCTTTACGGCCAAGCATAATAAACAGTACCCAGACATGTGAGACAGGGCAGTAACAGCTATTTCTGGCCAGCAGATTTGTTCCCTCATATGTTGGCCACTCCGAGCTCCCTCAGAGGAGCTGAGGTCACCGCTGAGTTTCAGACTGAGTTTCAAGCTGGAATTTGGGAACATTCAAAAGCTGGattgttgttgttgattttttttttttcctcctctttcacctGCACTCTGAACTGGTCACCCCAAAGGGCAGCTGGCCCCACTGGTGACCTTGCCGTGCCCAATGGGCTGAGGGGGAAATGAACACCCTTTTCTATGTGGTTCTGCAGTGCTGGGGTTCATCTCTCCGTGCCGCTGTGGGGGATCCTCTGTCAGAGCTGCTGGGATTTGATTCACCCCATCTGATGTGGGCTTGAGTCAGGTGAAACACACCCTGCGATCGCCACCCAAAATCCCCAGTCCTTTTTTAACACAACGAAGGTGCTGGTAGTGGTTGAGAGTTGAGGATTCCCTCTAGCAGTCATGGCCCTCAATGCCTTTAACACAGCTCCGAGGGGTACAGGGCTTAGGAGGCAGTTTCCATCCTTCCCTTGGCTTGACCCAAACGGTATAGGAGTGggaatttttcctttgcttaactaAAATGTCTTAAAGAGCAAAAGGGCACCTGTATCCCTGCTACAAGGCTTCTCACCTCTCCTTTCTTACCAGGTCCCATTCTGATCCTACCAAGATGGCACCCAAGAAGAAAACCCCTAAGAAGCCCAAGGTAGATAAAGAGGATGCACCCGTCACCCCGGTGATGGTGGAAGATGCTTTGCTAGATGTCGAACACCTCAATCACTTGAATAGTTTGTACGACAGTGGCTCCAACGGCTTCCACTGCACGGCCACAGAGCTTGAAGCTCCAGACCACGGAGCCAGCCTCCTGGAGGGGATGAACCAAATGCGCCAGAAGCGGTTCCTCTGCGATCTCACCATTGCCACCAAAACGAAGTCCTTCGAGGTGCATAAACTCGTCCTGGCTTCCTGCAGTGAGTACTTCCATCGCCTGCTGCAGAGAGACCCTCAGCTGcaccaggtggagctccatgacGTGTCCCCACTGGGCCTGACCACTGTCATCACCTATGCCTACACGGGGAAGCTGAGCCTCTCGCTGTACACCATCGGCAGCACCATCGCCGCGGCCACCCAGCTGCAGGTGCCGGCCCTGCTGAACATGTGCAGCAACTTCCTCGTGCGGGAGATGGCCGTGGAGAACTGTGTGTACATCGCCAACATCTCAGCCACCTACGGCCTCAACCAGGTGAAAGATGCCACGCGAAAATTCATCCGGGAAAACTTCTTGGAGTTCTCTAAGACTGACCAGTTCATGAAACTCCCCTTCGATCAGATCAATGAGCTGCTGATGGATGATGGCCTGCAGATACCCAGCGAGGTCACAGCCTTCCAGATCGCTGTCAAGTGGCTGGAGTTTGATCCGAAACGGGTCCGATATGCTGCTGACCTCCTGAGCAACATTCGATTTGGCACAATCTCAGCTCCAGACTTGGTCAACCACGTGCAGCCTGTACCACGCATGATGCAAGACCCGCAGTGCCACAAGCTCCTCGTGGATGCTATGAATTACCACCTTCTCCCCCACCAGCAAAACAGCCTTCAGTCTCGGAGAACCAGGATACGGGGTGGCCAGAGGGTGCTTGTCACGGTTGGAGGTCGTCCAGCTTTGACCGAGAAGGCTCTTAGCAGGGAGATTAGCTACAGGGACGCAGAGGGAAACTGGAACAAGCTGACAGAGATGCCAGCGAAAAGTTTTAACCAGTGCGTGGTGGTGATGGATGGATTCATCTACATTGCGGGTGGTGAAGACCAAAACGATGCCAGGAACCAGGCCAAGCATGCTGTCAGCAGCCTGAACAGGTAAGAGGAGCTCCACCTGGCCACACAGATCCTGGGGAGGGATTCAGAGCTGTGCCCCATCTGCCTgtgccccagtgtcccccatggtGTGAGGGACAAGCACATTAGAAAGGTTCCTCTTTTCTATCAGTAACAGGAGGTAGGCCTGGCCCCTGGGACAACGCTGCCAGGGAGGGACAAACGCAGCGAGACCCAGCACAGGGCACTGGACTGCGAGACACAAGACCTGGAAACCACTTCCAGGGATTTGCTCTGCGTGAGCCTGGGCTTCCCCTGGGGATTTTGATGCCTGGGCTGTGGCTGCCCACGTCCTCCAGCAGCACACAGCACCGGGGCAGGATGAGGGCAAGGCAGGGTCTCTTTGAAGCTGGGAGGCTCCCAGAGAAACGAGGGCCCTCATTAGTTAGCAGAGACCCATTTTGTTACTCTGCAGGTCTCCCCTTTTAGCCCGCTGGCTGTTCCTCCAGCCAGTGCCAGGCCCAACCCGGCCTCTGGTTTGTCTGGATTCATTTTAAGGTAGATTTACAATCTGTAGGATTTCCATTGcccttca comes from the Numenius arquata chromosome 21, bNumArq3.hap1.1, whole genome shotgun sequence genome and includes:
- the LOC141474257 gene encoding kelch-like protein 31, with the protein product MAPKKKTPKKPKVDKEDAPVTPVMVEDALLDVEHLNHLNSLYDSGSNGFHCTATELEAPDHGASLLEGMNQMRQKRFLCDLTIATKTKSFEVHKLVLASCSEYFHRLLQRDPQLHQVELHDVSPLGLTTVITYAYTGKLSLSLYTIGSTIAAATQLQVPALLNMCSNFLVREMAVENCVYIANISATYGLNQVKDATRKFIRENFLEFSKTDQFMKLPFDQINELLMDDGLQIPSEVTAFQIAVKWLEFDPKRVRYAADLLSNIRFGTISAPDLVNHVQPVPRMMQDPQCHKLLVDAMNYHLLPHQQNSLQSRRTRIRGGQRVLVTVGGRPALTEKALSREISYRDAEGNWNKLTEMPAKSFNQCVVVMDGFIYIAGGEDQNDARNQAKHAVSSLNRYDPRFNTWLHLASMQHRRTHFSLSACNGLLYAVGGRNAEGALASVECYVPTTNSWQSKASLETPRCCHATAVIDGKLLVTGGYISHAYSRTVYCYEPSTDTWREQARLSTPRGWHCAATVADRAYVLGGSQLGPQGERVDVMPVECYSPLTGQWSYMAPVPTGVSTAGVALLEGRLCLVGGWNESGKKYQKCVQCYNPDLNEWAKDEDLPEATVGVSCCTIVLPHSPGSRSRASSVASAAAST